The following proteins are encoded in a genomic region of Hydra vulgaris chromosome 05, alternate assembly HydraT2T_AEP:
- the LOC136071916 gene encoding heterogeneous nuclear ribonucleoprotein F-like — protein MSKESYVIKARGLPWSATAAEVIEFFSDVNTLNGEASVHFTNTKEGRPSGECFVEVCSREDVERALAHDQDHMGKRYIEVKEAKQSEMEWVVNRMDNSRSEAIVRLRGLPFDCTKHDIAEFFSGLDISPYGITITMNQDGRASGDAYVEFVTQQDAENALLKHKEKIGHRYIEIFQSSKDDIKYVVGTRSDDHRPSLMSIRPGPYDRPQNFNGPRRGRGGVQLGPSGFNTAPSYSGDFGRNRSMNRGGRSGGMGMSKTPTVQSSKTGHSVHMRGLPFEASVSDIVTFFSPLNPVDVRLMFEPNGRPKGECDVDFATHSDAESAMLKDKQNMGHRYIELFLKSSPNASGWRSESVHPRNIPSGPMLNPRRGNMGCDVDAGGYDNGDSYGTGGGGYGGGYGNSGPRYGNSYNNGPSGYNSRDVSYPMQNHNIEDNFYGN, from the exons atgagcAAAGAATCGTATGTTATAAAAGCTAGAGGTTTGCCATGGTCAGCTACTGCAGCCgaagttattgaatttttttcag atgtAAATACTCTAAATGGAGAAGCAAGCGTACACTTTACTAACACAAAAGAAGGCAGACCTTCTGGTGAATGTTTTGTAGAAGTTTGCTCTCGAGAAGATGTGGAaag AGCACTTGCACATGATCAAGATCATATGGGAAAACGTTATATAGAAGTAAAAGAAGCAAAGCAATCAGAAATGGAATGGGTTGTTAATCGTATGGATAACAGTCGATCTGAAGCTATTGTAAGGCTGCGTGGATTACCTTTTGATTGTACCAAACATGATATTGCTGAATTTTTTTCAG GGTTGGATATCTCTCCGTACGGGATTACGATAACTATGAACCAAGATGGAAGGGCCTCAGGGGATGCTTACGTAGAATTTGTTACACAACAAGATGCCGAAAATGCTCTTCttaaacataaagaaaaaattgggCACAG ATACATCGAGATATTTCAAAGTTCAAAAGATGACATAAAATATGTTGTGGGCACTCGCTCTGATGATCATAGACCATCTTTAATGAGTATCAGGCCTGGACCTTATGATAGACCTCAGAATTTTAATGGACCAAG GCGTGGTCGTGGTGGAGTGCAGCTAGGACCAAGTGGTTTTAATACTGCTCCATCTTACAGTGGTGATTTTGGAAGAAACAGGTCAATGAATAGag gGGGTCGAAGTGGTGGAATGGGAATGAGCAAAACCCCAACTGTGCAAAGTAGCAAAACTGGTCATAGTGTTCACATGCGTGGTCTGCCTTTTGAAGCTTCAGTTAGTGatattgttacatttttttcacCTTTGAATCCTGTGGATGTGCGTTTAATGTTTGAGCCTAATGGAAGACCTAAAGGTGAATGTGATGTAGATTTTGCTACTCATAGTGATGCCGAATCTGCTATGCTAAAAGACAAGCAAAATatgg GTCACCGTTacatagaattatttttaaagtcgTCACCGAATGCCAGTGGATGGAGGTCTGAAAGTGTACACCCTCGAA acATACCTAGCGGACCAATGCTCAATCCACGTCGTGGAAATATGGGATGTGATGTAGATGCCGGTGGTTATGATAACGGAGACAGTTATGGAACTGGAGGTGGTGGTTATGGGGGAGGGTATGGTAATTCAGGTCCAAGGTACGGAAACAGTTACAATAATGGTCCTTCAGGATACAATTCTCGTGACGTTAGTTATCCAATGCAGAATCACAACATCGAAGACAATTTCTACGGTAACTAA